From Humisphaera borealis, the proteins below share one genomic window:
- a CDS encoding GNAT family acetyltransferase encodes MTITIAPFENAIHRNEVVALWETVFGYDAAHNCPSLVIEKKIAVCDGLFFVAINDPGIIGTIIAGYDGHRGWIYSVAVHPGYRKQGIGSRLVTHAEIALAARGCMKINLQIMEGNEAVAAFYSSMGYAVEQRVSMGKRIQKNIPPTDV; translated from the coding sequence ATGACCATCACCATCGCCCCCTTCGAGAATGCCATTCACCGCAACGAAGTCGTCGCGTTATGGGAAACTGTTTTCGGTTACGATGCGGCTCACAACTGCCCCTCGCTCGTTATCGAGAAGAAGATCGCAGTCTGTGACGGGCTGTTCTTCGTGGCCATCAATGACCCTGGGATCATTGGCACGATTATCGCCGGGTACGATGGCCATCGGGGCTGGATTTACTCGGTCGCCGTGCATCCAGGATACCGGAAACAAGGCATCGGCTCACGACTTGTCACCCATGCAGAGATCGCGTTGGCGGCGAGAGGCTGCATGAAGATCAATCTTCAGATCATGGAAGGCAATGAGGCAGTTGCGGCATTCTACTCTTCCATGGGTTACGCCGTGGAGCAAAGAGTAAGTATGGGCAAACGCATCCAGAAAAATATCCCACCCACCGACGTATGA
- a CDS encoding helix-turn-helix domain-containing protein, whose product MSGRRGHFGRFDALAENGWLGVLTGQELALWCAYEKHADADGVAYPKGATLAGMLGHVNTNHVGRLRRALVAYGLLEVIEPGGGSGNACRVRVLMPGQAEGARAGDRAGDRAGKHASGKHSRNGSDCDGSKDSRIGSVRGDKHSQIGRANTPDSGGKTLPIREIAHREEEPNEEPNEEITAANRAPGVRRGPVAVGISVAAVERLEAEAEAILDAAGFPPDDAIRRHPNAELPLLRELAADVEFLRPLGQVANVRAYFAQGIRERWGPNTRRVQAEMAAAASKAVEQRRAALAVAEAAQRSRATEQANDLAARERREREAIEAVPADRLAELVEAVLEANPDRRSFWAKKHPMQSPGLRAEVLKLLTMQQTEVACST is encoded by the coding sequence ATGTCAGGTCGACGCGGACATTTTGGAAGGTTCGATGCGCTGGCTGAGAACGGCTGGCTGGGCGTCCTGACGGGTCAGGAGCTGGCGCTGTGGTGCGCGTACGAAAAGCATGCGGACGCCGACGGCGTGGCGTACCCGAAGGGCGCGACGCTGGCGGGCATGCTTGGGCACGTCAACACCAATCACGTCGGCCGGCTGCGGCGGGCGTTGGTGGCGTACGGGCTGTTGGAGGTGATCGAGCCAGGCGGCGGTAGCGGCAATGCGTGCCGGGTTCGGGTGCTGATGCCGGGGCAGGCGGAGGGCGCGCGGGCAGGTGATCGGGCGGGTGATCGGGCCGGCAAGCATGCGTCCGGGAAACACTCCCGGAATGGGAGTGATTGTGACGGGTCTAAAGACTCCCGGATCGGGAGTGTTCGCGGCGACAAACACTCCCAAATCGGGAGGGCAAACACTCCCGATTCTGGTGGAAAAACACTCCCAATCCGGGAGATCGCTCATAGAGAAGAAGAGCCCAATGAAGAGCCCAATGAAGAAATAACGGCGGCGAACCGCGCACCGGGTGTTCGGAGGGGGCCCGTGGCGGTGGGCATTTCCGTCGCCGCAGTTGAGAGGCTGGAGGCGGAGGCAGAGGCGATCCTGGACGCGGCGGGGTTTCCGCCGGACGACGCGATCCGCCGGCACCCGAACGCCGAGCTGCCGTTGCTTCGGGAGCTGGCGGCGGACGTCGAGTTCCTGCGGCCGCTGGGGCAGGTGGCGAACGTTCGGGCGTACTTCGCGCAGGGCATCCGCGAGCGGTGGGGGCCGAACACGCGGCGGGTGCAGGCTGAGATGGCCGCTGCGGCGTCCAAGGCGGTCGAGCAGCGGCGTGCGGCGCTGGCGGTGGCCGAGGCGGCGCAGCGGAGCCGAGCGACGGAGCAGGCGAACGACCTGGCGGCGCGAGAACGGCGGGAGCGGGAGGCGATCGAGGCGGTGCCGGCCGATCGGCTGGCGGAACTGGTGGAGGCGGTGCTGGAGGCCAACCCGGACCGGCGGTCGTTCTGGGCGAAGAAGCATCCGATGCAGAGCCCAGGGCTGAGGGCGGAAGTTCTGAAGTTGTTGACGATGCAGCAGACGGAGGTCGCATGCTCGACGTGA
- a CDS encoding SGNH/GDSL hydrolase family protein, with product MVRTLDLAADFANADGSLKKDLFTPDNIHLSPAGHDAYAARLKPLIEACCRQSGRSRPLPRQAPRPNHRPRGGSKSST from the coding sequence ATGGTTCGCACGCTCGACCTCGCGGCCGACTTCGCCAACGCCGACGGGTCGCTCAAGAAGGACCTCTTCACGCCCGACAACATCCATCTTTCGCCGGCGGGCCACGACGCCTACGCGGCCAGGCTCAAGCCCCTGATCGAGGCCTGCTGCCGGCAAAGCGGACGAAGTCGACCTCTGCCGCGCCAGGCCCCAAGGCCGAACCACCGGCCCCGAGGCGGGAGCAAGAGTAGCACCTGA
- a CDS encoding alpha/beta hydrolase has product MSEHQISSHGLPAPRTAWIDVTASGDAKDCLLFLDGELYRDRVKASERIREAQADGTLPALNRVYLSSVSAANRQVEYICNESFASFLGTDMPRWIEREVGNHDRLFLCGLSLSALQAVYTAVLAPGIFAGVLAQSPSAWWQDEWLASSMPLAGTKANRFWLSVGIHEVSENVSHPPTPLIQRPSQVASVRRLAKRMTDAGHEIHCHEYDGGHDPVCWNSELPSALAWLLLK; this is encoded by the coding sequence ATGTCTGAACACCAGATCTCCAGCCACGGGCTCCCCGCACCACGTACAGCCTGGATTGACGTGACTGCTTCGGGCGATGCCAAAGACTGCCTTCTCTTTCTGGATGGCGAGTTATACAGGGACCGGGTGAAGGCTTCTGAGCGCATCCGTGAAGCTCAGGCAGATGGGACATTGCCCGCTCTGAACAGGGTCTATCTCTCTTCTGTCTCCGCAGCCAACCGACAGGTGGAATACATCTGCAATGAGAGCTTTGCGTCCTTTCTCGGCACGGACATGCCGCGATGGATCGAACGAGAAGTAGGGAACCATGATCGCCTGTTTCTCTGTGGACTCAGTTTGAGCGCCCTTCAGGCGGTTTACACGGCCGTTCTCGCTCCCGGCATCTTTGCCGGTGTGCTGGCGCAATCGCCTTCCGCGTGGTGGCAGGACGAATGGCTTGCCAGTTCAATGCCTCTCGCTGGTACGAAGGCGAACCGATTCTGGCTCAGCGTGGGCATCCATGAAGTGAGTGAGAACGTGTCACACCCTCCCACGCCGCTGATTCAAAGGCCCAGCCAAGTTGCCTCCGTGCGCCGACTTGCGAAGCGCATGACCGACGCTGGTCACGAGATTCACTGCCACGAATACGATGGCGGGCACGACCCCGTGTGTTGGAATTCTGAACTTCCGAGTGCTCTCGCCTGGTTACTACTTAAATGA
- a CDS encoding ankyrin repeat domain-containing protein → MTTCFLQTGMAKDAASVDFARDVQPLLQAHCIECHGPKKQKNGFRLDRRSDAFKGGTAAMIGRGNADASRLYLRVSGAGQDKQMPPDGPLSAEQISIVKRWIDQGADWPDALSGETPPPPADPKATQIMEALRSGDTETFRKLLRENPDAAKRLGASGLTPLAYAVVYGDVDAVKLLLQAGADVNARSETGATALMFAADNLEKSRLLLEAGADLKARSADGRTPLLVACSWSQTYDVIKLLLDHGANPSDVVNSYRGPLTPLRLAAEKGDGATLKLLLDRGADARAFGGIPALMAATSIGDVHSAKLLQPSADPQGIKFAATFFLLPPFASPRGTNDPAPMQLMIEAGADMKAHDLAGRTLLMLAVTSEKISEATVKAMIQAGADVSATTPAGMTVLDFALQQGRTPIVDLLEKAGAKPGHAAARPEAKFAPAASARAAVERSLPLLQKSDAMFLQKSGCVSCHNNSLTAMTVSEARKAGIAVDEKIAQNSKSLIAADVEVWRERSLQAMGIPGDSNTINWMLLGLASENYPADASTDAFARFLKNDQLPDGRWRLVAGRPPINSSDIAITAICMRAMRAYAPKSARQEYLQSASCAAEWIRSAKPVTTDDRAFQLLGLKWAGDAPASLKQAARELLSQQKADGGWSQLPAMPSDAYATGLVLVALSESGTITVNDAGFQRGIEFLRSTQLQDGSWHVATRAIGIQPYFESGFPHGGDQWISAAATNWATMALIHAVR, encoded by the coding sequence ATGACGACCTGTTTCCTGCAGACAGGCATGGCGAAGGATGCCGCCAGTGTCGATTTCGCGCGCGACGTTCAGCCGCTACTCCAGGCCCACTGCATCGAATGCCATGGACCGAAGAAGCAGAAGAACGGATTCCGCCTCGACCGGCGCAGCGACGCTTTCAAGGGCGGAACGGCCGCGATGATCGGCCGCGGGAACGCCGACGCCAGCCGTTTGTACCTGCGGGTGAGCGGCGCCGGGCAAGATAAGCAGATGCCGCCGGACGGGCCGCTGAGCGCCGAGCAAATCAGCATCGTCAAGAGGTGGATCGACCAGGGCGCCGACTGGCCGGACGCGCTGTCCGGCGAGACGCCACCGCCGCCGGCTGATCCGAAAGCCACGCAAATCATGGAAGCCTTGCGCAGCGGTGACACGGAAACGTTTCGAAAACTGCTGCGGGAAAATCCCGACGCTGCCAAGCGATTGGGAGCCAGCGGATTAACGCCGTTGGCGTACGCGGTCGTTTACGGTGACGTCGACGCGGTCAAGCTTTTGCTGCAGGCCGGGGCCGACGTCAACGCGCGGAGCGAAACCGGCGCGACGGCGTTGATGTTCGCCGCCGACAACCTGGAGAAATCCCGGCTCCTGCTGGAGGCCGGCGCGGACCTGAAAGCGCGGTCGGCCGATGGACGTACGCCGCTGCTCGTGGCGTGCAGCTGGTCACAAACTTACGACGTCATCAAGTTGCTGCTGGATCACGGCGCCAATCCCTCCGACGTCGTGAACAGTTATCGCGGGCCGCTGACGCCATTGCGGCTGGCGGCGGAGAAGGGCGACGGAGCCACGCTGAAGCTCCTGTTGGACCGCGGCGCCGATGCGCGAGCGTTCGGCGGTATCCCTGCCCTGATGGCGGCGACGAGCATCGGTGATGTTCACAGCGCCAAGCTGCTGCAACCGTCGGCCGATCCCCAGGGCATCAAGTTCGCGGCTACGTTCTTTCTCTTGCCGCCGTTTGCTTCGCCGCGTGGAACGAACGATCCGGCCCCGATGCAGCTGATGATCGAAGCCGGTGCCGATATGAAGGCGCACGATCTCGCCGGCCGCACACTCCTGATGCTCGCGGTGACATCGGAAAAAATCTCTGAAGCGACAGTGAAAGCGATGATTCAAGCCGGCGCGGACGTGAGTGCAACGACGCCAGCCGGGATGACCGTGCTCGATTTTGCCCTCCAGCAGGGAAGGACGCCGATCGTTGATCTGCTGGAAAAGGCAGGGGCAAAGCCGGGACACGCCGCCGCTCGGCCGGAGGCGAAGTTTGCTCCCGCCGCTTCCGCCCGCGCCGCCGTGGAGCGCAGCCTGCCTCTATTGCAGAAATCCGACGCGATGTTTCTGCAGAAGTCCGGCTGTGTCTCCTGTCACAACAATTCATTGACCGCGATGACCGTTTCAGAAGCGCGAAAAGCCGGTATTGCAGTCGACGAAAAAATCGCTCAAAACTCGAAGAGCCTGATCGCCGCTGATGTCGAGGTCTGGCGCGAGCGGTCCCTGCAGGCCATGGGGATTCCCGGCGACTCCAACACGATCAATTGGATGCTGCTCGGCCTGGCCTCGGAGAATTACCCCGCCGACGCGTCAACCGATGCGTTTGCCCGCTTTCTGAAGAACGACCAACTGCCCGACGGCCGCTGGCGGCTGGTCGCCGGCCGTCCGCCGATCAACTCCAGCGACATCGCGATAACGGCAATCTGCATGCGTGCCATGCGGGCCTACGCTCCGAAATCCGCGCGACAGGAGTATCTCCAATCCGCTTCCTGCGCGGCGGAATGGATTCGCTCCGCCAAACCCGTCACAACCGACGATCGCGCCTTTCAGCTGCTCGGCCTGAAGTGGGCCGGCGACGCACCGGCGTCACTCAAGCAAGCCGCGCGCGAACTCTTGTCCCAACAGAAAGCCGATGGCGGATGGAGCCAGCTTCCGGCTATGCCCAGCGACGCGTACGCGACAGGATTGGTTCTCGTCGCGCTCAGTGAATCCGGGACGATCACCGTGAACGACGCCGGCTTCCAGCGAGGCATCGAGTTCCTGCGCTCAACGCAGCTTCAAGACGGCTCCTGGCATGTCGCCACCCGGGCCATCGGAATCCAGCCATACTTCGAAAGCGGCTTCCCGCACGGCGGAGATCAATGGATTTCCGCCGCGGCGACCAACTGGGCGACGATGGCGCTGATCCACGCCGTCAGGTGA
- a CDS encoding tetratricopeptide repeat protein, whose amino-acid sequence MIKEQEAPRPSVRLTTSGTLNKVAAACQTEAERLPQLLQGELDWIVMKCLEKDRTRRYETANGLARDVERYLHDEPVEACPPSVIYRLRKAARKHRRLLTATACFAGLLVAAAAVSTVLATWAMRSEAAATAAREHAESALNRETAAHADAEAARAKAETYADRLSRATRFASDGIGSYYRGNWTEANDRFAQAVQAQPDLFITYMYRGPMYAKLGLWDRAAEDYDHRVQLSMGANPQAYFEHAVLKRYLGDEAGYRRICQEMSRQHGGSSSSDDQQLILRACTLSSNTVGDAQALARRGEGTISSSYRPWTLSHAGVAHLRAGNLDQAVARLNEAMEKGANSPGGVHRFSQFPLAITLFRQGKVPEAQSALAKGKQAIEEWTQAMVRNPSGTMPISWSDWLECNIFCREAEELMNGAVPPEDPRLIAVYERALATITTGDASTFMESGRKHLASKAWNEAAADFARALEQLPYGGRIALNEGRMTLETVRQPEVFDRLVQLRPNDWRLFGARGRLFAIGRKWDLAEAEYARTLQLQETAFAADGNSADLQVLRARAAVTQELACLRLLRGDQAGYLTLCSTAVHEHQKTEDAVTLSLACRTVVQGPGGTSESLSQAIRLGELAVAKSPDAAWNHYAVALAYCRAGRDADAIKRLEESLRMHPAWIGRGQNYALLAIACAHLNRNTEASDWLRRAQALGEEIDARYAKTAFGYASTEYLGDWLSLQVLLREADSLVNQAAGPSDAK is encoded by the coding sequence TTGATCAAGGAGCAGGAGGCGCCGCGCCCCAGCGTCCGGCTGACCACCTCTGGCACGCTTAACAAGGTCGCCGCGGCCTGCCAAACTGAGGCTGAACGGCTTCCGCAACTACTTCAGGGGGAACTCGACTGGATCGTGATGAAGTGCCTGGAGAAGGACCGTACCCGGCGGTACGAGACAGCCAACGGCCTGGCCCGCGATGTCGAGCGATACCTGCACGATGAGCCTGTTGAGGCTTGCCCGCCGTCAGTGATATACCGGCTCCGCAAAGCTGCGAGGAAACATCGTCGGCTTCTGACGGCTACCGCATGTTTCGCCGGATTGCTGGTGGCTGCTGCCGCGGTCAGCACTGTCCTGGCGACGTGGGCGATGCGATCCGAGGCCGCTGCGACGGCGGCCCGGGAGCACGCCGAATCCGCCCTTAACCGCGAGACGGCGGCGCACGCTGACGCCGAGGCGGCGCGGGCCAAGGCGGAGACCTACGCCGATCGCCTCAGCCGCGCAACCCGCTTCGCTTCGGACGGTATTGGCAGCTACTACCGCGGGAACTGGACCGAAGCGAACGACCGATTTGCCCAGGCCGTTCAGGCCCAGCCGGATCTCTTCATCACCTACATGTATCGCGGCCCGATGTATGCGAAGCTCGGCCTCTGGGACCGCGCCGCTGAGGATTACGACCATCGCGTACAACTCTCGATGGGGGCCAATCCGCAGGCGTATTTCGAGCACGCCGTGCTGAAGCGATATCTCGGCGATGAGGCGGGTTATCGACGGATTTGCCAGGAGATGAGCCGGCAGCACGGCGGGTCGTCATCGTCGGACGACCAGCAACTCATTCTCCGCGCCTGCACGCTCTCATCCAACACGGTCGGCGACGCCCAGGCGCTTGCCCGTCGCGGGGAGGGGACGATTTCGTCGTCATACCGCCCATGGACACTGAGCCACGCCGGCGTCGCACACCTTCGGGCTGGCAACCTCGATCAGGCCGTGGCCCGCCTCAACGAAGCGATGGAGAAAGGGGCCAATTCGCCCGGCGGAGTCCACCGGTTCAGCCAGTTCCCGCTCGCGATCACACTCTTCCGCCAGGGGAAAGTCCCCGAGGCGCAAAGCGCTCTGGCCAAGGGGAAGCAGGCGATCGAGGAATGGACGCAGGCGATGGTCCGCAACCCGTCGGGCACGATGCCGATTTCGTGGTCAGATTGGCTCGAATGCAACATATTTTGCCGTGAGGCCGAGGAACTGATGAACGGCGCTGTTCCCCCGGAAGATCCGCGGCTGATCGCGGTGTACGAGCGGGCACTGGCGACGATCACCACCGGTGACGCGTCCACTTTTATGGAGTCGGGGAGAAAGCATCTCGCCAGCAAAGCTTGGAACGAGGCCGCCGCCGACTTTGCCCGCGCCTTGGAACAGTTGCCCTACGGCGGGCGCATCGCTCTTAACGAAGGGCGGATGACTCTGGAGACGGTGCGGCAGCCCGAGGTTTTCGATAGGCTGGTGCAGCTCCGCCCGAATGATTGGCGCCTGTTTGGGGCGCGCGGCCGTCTGTTCGCCATTGGGCGCAAATGGGACTTGGCGGAAGCCGAATACGCCCGAACGCTGCAACTGCAGGAAACCGCGTTCGCGGCCGACGGCAACTCGGCTGATTTGCAGGTGCTGCGCGCCCGTGCCGCCGTGACGCAGGAACTGGCCTGCCTCCGTCTGCTGAGAGGTGATCAGGCGGGGTATCTCACGCTTTGCAGTACCGCTGTGCATGAGCATCAAAAAACCGAAGATGCAGTGACACTGAGCTTGGCATGCCGAACGGTCGTTCAAGGTCCGGGCGGCACCAGTGAGTCGTTGTCGCAGGCGATCCGTCTGGGCGAGCTTGCGGTTGCCAAATCGCCGGACGCGGCGTGGAACCACTATGCCGTGGCATTGGCGTACTGCCGGGCCGGACGGGATGCAGACGCGATCAAGCGGCTCGAAGAGTCGCTGCGTATGCACCCGGCGTGGATCGGGCGCGGTCAGAACTATGCACTGCTGGCCATCGCCTGCGCGCACCTGAATCGGAACACCGAGGCGAGCGACTGGCTCCGCCGCGCCCAGGCTCTCGGCGAAGAAATCGACGCCAGGTACGCGAAGACTGCGTTCGGCTACGCATCGACGGAGTACTTGGGGGACTGGCTCAGCCTGCAGGTTTTGCTTCGCGAGGCGGATTCGCTCGTGAACCAGGCCGCCGGTCCATCCGACGCCAAGTAA
- a CDS encoding DUF1588 domain-containing protein, which produces MPEVVSRTLGRGASCSLINRELALHYGLPPVEGVQLRQVSLPKGQRGGLLTQASFLTASANGVDTSPVVRGVYVQQKILGYTPPPPPPDVPLIEPDASGATNIREQLAKHRTIETCAACHRKVDPFGFALENFNAIGGWRANYSKEQKIDPSGELPTGEKFTGIADFRSLLIARHEQFTRSLTEKLMTYALGRTPEFADRAVIDGIMKNLSANKGGFKDLVRAVVLSESFGKN; this is translated from the coding sequence GTGCCAGAGGTGGTCAGCCGGACGCTGGGGCGCGGCGCCTCCTGCTCCTTGATCAATCGCGAACTCGCGCTGCATTACGGCCTGCCACCAGTGGAGGGTGTGCAACTTCGCCAAGTGTCGCTGCCTAAAGGCCAGCGAGGCGGCCTACTCACCCAGGCCTCGTTCCTCACCGCCTCGGCCAATGGCGTGGACACTTCGCCCGTCGTGCGGGGTGTTTACGTGCAGCAGAAGATCCTCGGCTACACGCCGCCACCGCCACCGCCCGACGTGCCTCTCATCGAACCCGATGCCAGCGGAGCCACCAATATCCGCGAGCAGCTCGCCAAGCATCGCACGATCGAAACCTGCGCCGCGTGTCATCGGAAGGTCGATCCCTTTGGCTTCGCCCTGGAAAACTTCAACGCCATCGGCGGCTGGCGCGCGAACTATTCGAAAGAGCAGAAGATCGATCCCAGCGGCGAGCTGCCCACCGGCGAGAAGTTCACCGGCATAGCCGACTTCCGCAGCCTGCTCATCGCGCGGCACGAGCAATTCACCCGCTCACTCACGGAGAAACTCATGACCTACGCCCTGGGCCGGACGCCCGAGTTCGCCGACCGCGCCGTGATCGACGGCATCATGAAAAACCTCTCGGCCAACAAAGGCGGATTCAAGGATCTCGTCCGCGCCGTGGTACTCAGCGAGTCCTTCGGGAAGAACTGA
- a CDS encoding sigma-70 family RNA polymerase sigma factor — protein MPSPTPEPDHADFLRLYAEHQGALQTFVRSLLCSREEAAEVMQEVLIVLWQKFDQVQEFRPWAFGVARNMVLRHLRARKQDRHVFGEDLVNQLADDAANLVERHAGHREALQECLNKLPAAQRQLVLTAYTKGTRIDDLATRRGQTPMSLYKVLHRIRQALLECVQRTVAKGEPA, from the coding sequence ATGCCGTCGCCGACACCCGAACCCGATCATGCCGACTTTCTCCGCCTCTACGCGGAGCATCAGGGAGCGTTGCAGACCTTTGTCCGCTCACTGCTCTGCTCACGTGAGGAGGCGGCGGAGGTGATGCAAGAGGTGCTCATCGTGTTGTGGCAGAAATTTGACCAAGTCCAGGAATTTCGGCCCTGGGCCTTCGGTGTGGCCAGGAACATGGTGCTGCGTCATTTGCGCGCTCGAAAACAGGACCGGCATGTGTTCGGCGAGGATCTGGTTAATCAACTCGCCGACGATGCTGCGAACCTGGTGGAGCGTCATGCAGGGCATCGCGAGGCGTTGCAGGAGTGCTTGAACAAGCTTCCCGCCGCTCAACGCCAACTTGTGCTTACGGCCTACACGAAAGGAACTCGTATTGACGATCTCGCGACGCGGCGCGGCCAGACGCCGATGTCGCTCTACAAAGTACTGCACCGCATCCGGCAGGCTTTGCTGGAGTGTGTGCAACGCACCGTTGCGAAGGGGGAACCCGCATGA
- a CDS encoding sulfatase-like hydrolase/transferase has product MKHAAIILVALLLLAPRLVAAPPNVVYLFADDLGWSDISAHPGGSIPTPNIDRLFKQGCELRNFMGWCVCSPTRAMLLTGRHPFRVGTGPETGGELEKAEATIAEGFKANGYTTGVFGKWHNGEDPDTAEYRAAYAEAFKAMPNKKFKGGLGVNEHGFDEAWVYYGGGADYFTRRTAGGRGPVSWWHNREFRPQDAGYTEDFIVQHVMEFIRANKEHPFFCYVPFHIVHAPLQAKDSDLKDVDPKVTDETKRTYAAMVQALDKNVGAILGELDKLGLRDNTIVVFTSDNGATMDGSNLPFKGGKHSIYEGGTHLPTVIHWPKGKVAGGAWDGLCGALDMFPTLMAMADLKMPETRPLDGKNIWPALRDNGPSPVESYYWAWHNEDAIRTDEWRLHRFFDRNELYNIRTDIGETKNVADANPEVVKSLTGRMDAWTDSLGAALTHQAVPRKLDAKPAPEGEVLEVSVTVAADAKPKDQLVVPIASFGGNQFATDYIEYDIAIAPDSLRRGFYYSPFKGNDSKALKLDFKRGEGIDQFGREQAIGPEVQGGPGVWEHRIIGLCSSAPGILPRHGLVFKGGKPGTYKVYLDNLRIRHVDGSTTPIWTHGKDTRSARFEANELFKDLKVRTVDVAEVGK; this is encoded by the coding sequence ATGAAACACGCCGCCATTATTCTCGTCGCACTGCTGCTTCTCGCGCCCCGTCTGGTTGCCGCTCCTCCCAACGTGGTCTACCTGTTTGCGGATGATCTTGGCTGGAGTGACATCAGCGCGCATCCGGGGGGAAGCATTCCCACGCCGAACATCGACCGCTTGTTCAAGCAAGGGTGCGAGCTTCGTAACTTCATGGGCTGGTGCGTGTGCTCGCCGACCCGGGCGATGCTGCTTACCGGGCGGCATCCGTTTCGCGTCGGCACCGGGCCAGAGACGGGCGGCGAATTGGAGAAGGCCGAGGCGACCATCGCTGAAGGCTTCAAGGCCAATGGCTATACCACCGGCGTCTTTGGGAAGTGGCACAACGGCGAAGACCCCGACACGGCGGAATATCGCGCGGCTTATGCCGAGGCGTTCAAGGCGATGCCGAACAAGAAGTTCAAGGGTGGGCTCGGTGTAAACGAGCACGGCTTCGACGAGGCCTGGGTCTATTATGGCGGCGGAGCCGACTACTTCACTCGGCGCACCGCCGGTGGAAGAGGGCCAGTAAGCTGGTGGCATAACCGTGAGTTCCGCCCACAGGATGCGGGCTACACGGAGGACTTCATCGTGCAGCACGTCATGGAGTTCATCCGGGCAAACAAGGAGCATCCGTTCTTCTGCTATGTGCCGTTCCACATCGTGCATGCTCCTTTGCAGGCAAAGGATTCCGACCTCAAGGACGTGGACCCGAAGGTGACCGACGAGACCAAGCGGACTTACGCCGCGATGGTGCAGGCACTGGACAAGAACGTCGGCGCCATCCTGGGCGAACTTGACAAGCTCGGGCTGCGCGACAACACGATTGTCGTCTTCACCAGCGACAACGGCGCGACCATGGACGGCAGCAACCTGCCCTTCAAAGGGGGCAAGCACTCCATCTACGAAGGCGGCACGCATCTGCCCACCGTTATTCATTGGCCCAAGGGGAAGGTCGCCGGCGGCGCCTGGGATGGGCTTTGCGGCGCGCTCGATATGTTTCCCACGTTGATGGCAATGGCCGATTTGAAAATGCCGGAGACACGTCCGCTCGACGGCAAGAACATCTGGCCCGCGCTGCGCGACAACGGCCCCAGCCCCGTCGAAAGCTATTACTGGGCTTGGCACAATGAAGATGCCATCCGCACGGACGAATGGCGGTTGCACCGCTTCTTCGATCGCAACGAGCTCTACAACATCCGCACCGATATCGGCGAGACGAAAAACGTTGCCGACGCCAATCCCGAGGTCGTGAAATCACTCACCGGAAGAATGGATGCGTGGACAGATTCGCTCGGAGCCGCGCTGACCCACCAGGCAGTACCCAGGAAGCTCGATGCCAAGCCCGCGCCCGAAGGGGAAGTGCTGGAAGTCTCCGTCACTGTGGCCGCAGATGCCAAACCGAAGGACCAACTGGTCGTACCCATCGCGAGCTTTGGCGGCAATCAATTCGCCACCGACTACATCGAGTATGACATCGCCATTGCACCAGACAGCCTGCGTCGGGGCTTCTATTACTCGCCATTCAAAGGCAACGACAGCAAGGCATTGAAGCTCGACTTCAAACGCGGCGAAGGCATCGATCAATTCGGTCGAGAACAAGCCATCGGGCCTGAGGTGCAAGGCGGGCCGGGCGTGTGGGAGCATCGCATCATCGGCCTTTGCAGCAGCGCCCCTGGGATCCTGCCACGCCATGGCTTGGTCTTCAAAGGCGGCAAGCCCGGTACTTACAAGGTCTATCTCGACAACCTCCGCATCCGGCACGTCGACGGCAGCACCACGCCGATCTGGACCCATGGCAAGGACACCCGATCCGCCAGGTTCGAGGCGAACGAGCTATTCAAAGACCTGAAGGTCCGTACCGTTGATGTCGCCGAAGTCGGCAAATAA